The DNA sequence TCAGCCGCCGCTATATAAGGTCCAGCAGGGCAAGCGGGTGGAATATGCCTATAATGATAAGCAGCTTGATCAGATCTTCGAAGAGCTTCCGAAGGCTCCGAAACCGAATATCCAGCGCTACAAGGGTCTTGGGGAAATGAATCCTGAGCAGCTTTGGGAAACAACAATGGACCCAGGCACCAGGACGCTCCTTCAGGTCAGCCTTGAAGATGCAATCGAAGCCGATGAAACATTCGAAATCCTTATGGGCGACAAAGTTGAGCCGCGCAGGCAGTTCATCGAGGATAACGCGGTATACGTTAAAAACCTCGACATCTAATTTTCAGGACAGGATAGAATGACGCCCTCTATCCTGCTTTTTATATCATGGCTCTTTTTTCGGCTGATTATGATATCTGCCGGGGAGTCCCTTTTTCCAAAAATGCTGCCTGTCCTCCTTCGGGCTCTGCGGCGGCATATGAACTTCGATAAATGTTATGGCACCAGGCGCCACCGGCTCTATTGAGCTGAAACGCCTTGCGATGTTCCTATAAGGAGGTACCTTCTATGGCTGAGACGCCTAGTTCCCGTGTAACAGAAATAAATATAAGCCAGGAAATGAGGTCTTCGTTTCTTGACTATGCCATGAGTGTAATCGTTTCAAGGGCGCTGCCCGATGTCCGTGATGGACTAAAGCCGGTGCACCGCCGTATTTTATACGCGATGCATGACCTTGGCATGCACTCAGACAAGCCTTATAAAAAATCTGCCAGGATTGTCGGCGATGTTATAGGTAAATACCATCCGCACGGCGACTCTGCCGTTTATGAAACAATGGTCCGGATGGCGCAGGATTTTAACTACCGCTATATGCTCGTCGATGGACACGGCAACTTCGGTTCTGTTGATGGCGACGCTGCAGCAGCCATGCGTTATACAGAATCCCGTATGTCCAAAATCTCCATGGAGCTTCTCCGTGACATTAATAAAGATACGATTGATTATCAGGATAACTATGACGGCGAAGAAAGAGAGCCGGTTGTCCTGCCGGCCAGGTTTCCTAACCTGCTTGTGAACGGAACCACCGGGATTGCCGTAGGGATGGCAACCAACATCCCTCCGCACCAGCTTGGGGAAATCATTGACGGCGTACTTGCAATAAGCCAGGAGCCTGATATCACCATTCAGGAGCTGATGGAAATCATCCCTGGCCCCGACTTCCCGACAGCCGGCATGATCCTTGGCCGCAGCGGAATCCGCAAGGCTTACGAAACAGGCCGCGGCTCCATCACGCTTCGGGCAAAGGTGGATATCGAGACAAAATCAAACGGCAAAGAGACGATCATCGTCCATGAAATCCCTTACCAGGTCAATAAAGCCAGGCTCATCGAAAAAATCGCCGAGCTTGTCCGCGACAAAAAGGTCGATGGCATCACTGACTTAAGGGATGAGTCCGACCGGAACGGGATGAGGATTGTCATCGAGGTCCGCAAGGATGCCAACGCAAGTGTCATCCTTAACAATTTATATAAGCTGACGGCCCTGCAGACGAGCTTCGGCATCAATATGCTCGCACTTGTCGATGGCCAGCCGAAGGTTCTGAACCTGAAGCAATGCCTGAAATATTATCTGGACCACCAGCAGGTAGTCATCCGCCGCAGGACGGAATTCGAGCTGAGGAAAGCCCAGGCAAGGGCTCATATCCTTGAGGGCCTGCGCATCGCGCTTGACCATCTGGATGAAGTCATCAGCCTGATCCGCAGCTCTCAGACAACTGAGATTGCCAGAGAAGGGCTCATGACTCAATTTGAATTATCCGATAAGCAGGCACAGGCCATCCTCGATATGCGACTGCAGCGCCTGACAGGCCTTGAGCGCGAGAAGATCGAAGATGAATATCAGAGCCTTGTTAAATTGATTGCCGAGCTGGAGGCAATCCTTGCAGACGAGGAAAAGGTGCTTGAAATCATCCGAGAAGAGCTTACAGAAATCAAGGAGCGCTTCAATGACGAGCGCCGCACAGAAATTGTATCAGGCGGTATTGAACAGATAGAGGATGAAGACCTGATCCCGCGTGAAAACATCGTCATTACACTCACGCATAACGGGTATGTCAAGCGCCTTCCTGTATCGACCTACCGGGCCCAGAAGCGCGGAGGCCGCGGAATCCAGGGAATGGGAACCAATGAGGACGATTTTGTTGAGCACCTGATCACAACGTCCACCCACAATACCCTTCTTTTCTTCACGAACAAAGGGAAGGTGTACCGTGCCAAAGGATACGAGATCCCTGAATTCAGCCGTACGGCCAAAGGGATCCCGATCATCAACCTGCTTGGCATCAATAAAGATGAGTGGGTAAATGCCGTCATTCCGGTTGAAGAGTTTGTGGACGAATGGTTCCTGTTCTTCACAACGAAAGAAGGTATCTCAAAGCGTTCCCCGCTTACTTCATTCGGAAATATCCGCAACAACGGCCTGATCGCACTGAACCTGCGTGAAGGCGATGAACTGATTTCCGTCCGCCTCACAGACGGCAGCAAGGAAATCATCATCGGCACGAAAAACGGGCAGCTGATCCGTTTCCCTGAAACAGATGTCAGATCCATGGGCCGTACCGCCACCGGCGTCAAAGGGATTACCCTGGACAGCGATGATGAAGTGGTCGGAATGGAAGTGCTCGAGGAAAACTCAGAGATCCTCATGGTCACAAAGAAAGGCTATGGAAAAAGGACCCCTGAGATGGAATACCGCGTCCAGGGCAGAGGCGGAAAAGGAATCAAGACAGGCAATATCACTGATAAGAACGGAACAATTGTGGCAGTTAAAGTGGTCACAGGCGAAGAAGACATCATGCTGATCACAACAGGCGGCGTGCTTATCCGCATGGCGGTCGGAGATATATCTACGATGGGCCGGAACACACAAGGTGTAAGGCTGATCCGCATCAATGACAGCGAAGGTGAATATGTCGCAACCGTCGCCAAGGTCGAAAAAGAAGAAGAAAAGCTTGAAGAGGCCCTGGCTGAAGAAGAAGAAATTCTGGATGCTGAAACTGCTGAAGAAACTGCAGAGGCTCCATCCGAAGATGAAAATGAATAATCAAGAATTGAGAGGAACACAAATTTTGTGTTCCTTTTTTTTGGCAAAATAAAGTAAAATAGTAAAAAAGACTTAATTGGGGTGCAGCTTGTGCGTGTAAATCTAAATGACCTGCAAGAAGGATGCATACTGGCTGAGGATATCTTCAGTCTGACAAACCGTCCGATCATCAAAAAGAAAACAGTCCTGACAGCAGAATTGCTTGAAGTGATGAAGGCATTCTTCATCGAAGATGCCGCAGTGGAGAAGACTCTCTCTGATGGCATGCCGTTCTATCCTT is a window from the Bacillus infantis NRRL B-14911 genome containing:
- the gyrA gene encoding DNA gyrase subunit A → MAETPSSRVTEINISQEMRSSFLDYAMSVIVSRALPDVRDGLKPVHRRILYAMHDLGMHSDKPYKKSARIVGDVIGKYHPHGDSAVYETMVRMAQDFNYRYMLVDGHGNFGSVDGDAAAAMRYTESRMSKISMELLRDINKDTIDYQDNYDGEEREPVVLPARFPNLLVNGTTGIAVGMATNIPPHQLGEIIDGVLAISQEPDITIQELMEIIPGPDFPTAGMILGRSGIRKAYETGRGSITLRAKVDIETKSNGKETIIVHEIPYQVNKARLIEKIAELVRDKKVDGITDLRDESDRNGMRIVIEVRKDANASVILNNLYKLTALQTSFGINMLALVDGQPKVLNLKQCLKYYLDHQQVVIRRRTEFELRKAQARAHILEGLRIALDHLDEVISLIRSSQTTEIAREGLMTQFELSDKQAQAILDMRLQRLTGLEREKIEDEYQSLVKLIAELEAILADEEKVLEIIREELTEIKERFNDERRTEIVSGGIEQIEDEDLIPRENIVITLTHNGYVKRLPVSTYRAQKRGGRGIQGMGTNEDDFVEHLITTSTHNTLLFFTNKGKVYRAKGYEIPEFSRTAKGIPIINLLGINKDEWVNAVIPVEEFVDEWFLFFTTKEGISKRSPLTSFGNIRNNGLIALNLREGDELISVRLTDGSKEIIIGTKNGQLIRFPETDVRSMGRTATGVKGITLDSDDEVVGMEVLEENSEILMVTKKGYGKRTPEMEYRVQGRGGKGIKTGNITDKNGTIVAVKVVTGEEDIMLITTGGVLIRMAVGDISTMGRNTQGVRLIRINDSEGEYVATVAKVEKEEEKLEEALAEEEEILDAETAEETAEAPSEDENE